One window of Cygnus olor isolate bCygOlo1 chromosome 28, bCygOlo1.pri.v2, whole genome shotgun sequence genomic DNA carries:
- the LOC121060925 gene encoding claw keratin-like encodes MSCSSLCAPVCGVAAPAPVADSANEPCVRQCPDSTVVIQPPATVLTLPGPILSSFPQHAVVGSAGIPGVAGGFGGTFGGRGGFGGYGGLGGYGGLLGYGGLGGYGGLGGYGGLGGYGGYGAFGSCGYGGWRRGLRYISGSCGPC; translated from the coding sequence atgtcctgctccagcctgtgtGCCCCTGTGTGTGGGGTGGCCGCCCCGGCCCCAGTGGCTGACAGCGCCAACGAGCCCTGCGTGCGGCAGTGCCCCGACTCCACCGTGGTGATCCAACCCCCGGCCACGGTGCTCACCTTGCCTGggcccatcctcagctccttcccgcaGCATGCCGTGGTCGGCTCGGCGGGAATCCCGGGTGTGGCAGGGGGCTTCGGCGGCACTTTTGGAGGCCGTGGTGGCTTTGGGGGCTATGGAGGCCTTGGGGGTTATGGCGGCCTTTTGGGCTATGGAGGCCTTGGTGGTTATGGAGGCCTTGGAGGCTATGGAGGCCTTGGAGGCTATGGGGGCTATGGAGCATTTGGGAGCTGCGGATATGGTGGCTGGCGTCGGGGCCTCAGGTACATCAGTGGCAGCTGTGGGCCCTGCTAA
- the LOC121060927 gene encoding claw keratin-like yields the protein MSCSSLCAPVCGVAAPAPVADSANEPCVRQCPDSTVVIQPPATVLTLPGPILSSFPQHAVVGSAGIPGVAGGFGGTFGGRGGFGGYGGLGGYGGLLGYGGLGGYGGLGGYGGLGGYGGYGAFGSCGYGGWRRGLRYLSGNCGPC from the coding sequence atgtcctgctccagcctgtgtGCCCCTGTGTGTGGGGTGGCCGCCCCGGCCCCAGTGGCTGACAGCGCCAACGAGCCCTGCGTGCGGCAGTGCCCCGACTCCACCGTGGTGATCCAGCCCCCGGCCACGGTGCTCACCTTGCCCGggcccatcctcagctccttcccgcaGCACGCCGTAGTCGGCTCGGCGGGAATCCCGGGTGTGGCAGGGGGCTTCGGTGGCACTTTTGGAGGCCGTGGTGGATTTGGGGGCTATGGAGGCCTTGGGGGTTATGGCGGCCTTTTGGGCTATGGAGGCCTTGGTGGTTATGGAGGCCTTGGAGGCTATGGAGGCCTTGGAGGCTATGGGGGCTATGGAGCATTTGGGAGCTGCGGATACGGTGGCTGGCGTCGGGGCCTCAGGTACCTCAGTGGCAACTGCGGGCCCTGCTAA
- the LOC121060929 gene encoding claw keratin-like → MSCSSLCAPVCGVAAPAPVADSFNEPCVRQCPDSTVVIQPPATVLTLPGPILSSFPQHAVVGSAGVPGVAGGFGGTFGGRGGFGGYGGLGGYGGLGGYGGLGGYGGLGGYGGLGGYGGYGAFGSCGYGGWRRGLRYLSGSCGPC, encoded by the coding sequence atgtcctgctccagcctgtgtGCCCCTGTGTGTGGGGTGGCTGCCCCGGCCCCAGTGGCTGACAGCTTCAACGAGCCCTGCGTGCGGCAGTGCCCCGACTCCACCGTGGTGATCCAGCCCCCGGCCACGGTGCTCACCTTGCCTGggcccatcctcagctccttcccacagCATGCCGTGGTCGGCTCGGCAGGAGTCCCGGGTGTGGCAGGGGGCTTCGGCGGCACTTTTGGAGGCCGTGGTGGCTTTGGGGGCTATGGAGGCCTTGGTGGTTATGGAGGCCTTGGAGGCTATGGAGGCCTTGGTGGTTATGGAGGCCTTGGAGGCTATGGGGGCCTTGGAGGCTATGGGGGCTATGGAGCGTTTGGGAGCTGTGGGTATGGCGGCTGGCGTCGGGGCCTCAGGTACCTCAGTGGCAGCTGTGGGCCCTGCTAA
- the LOC121060932 gene encoding claw keratin-like yields MSCSSLCAPVCGVAAPAPVADSANEPCVRQCPDSTVVIQPPATVLTLPGPILSSFPQHAVVGSAGIPGVAGGFGGTFGGRGGFGGYGGLGGYGGLLGYGGLGGYGGLGGYGGLGGYGGYGAFGSCGYGGWRRGLRYLSGNCGPC; encoded by the coding sequence atgtcctgctccagcctgtgtGCCCCTGTGTGTGGGGTGGCCGCCCCGGCCCCAGTGGCTGACAGCGCCAACGAGCCCTGCGTGCGGCAGTGCCCCGACTCCACCGTGGTGATCCAGCCCCCGGCCACGGTGCTCACCTTGCCCGggcccatcctcagctccttcccacagCACGCCGTAGTCGGCTCGGCGGGAATCCCGGGTGTGGCAGGGGGCTTCGGTGGCACTTTTGGAGGCCGTGGTGGCTTTGGGGGCTATGGAGGCCTTGGGGGTTATGGCGGCCTTTTGGGCTATGGAGGCCTTGGTGGTTATGGAGGCCTTGGAGGCTATGGAGGCCTTGGAGGCTATGGGGGCTATGGAGCATTTGGGAGCTGCGGATACGGTGGCTGGCGTCGGGGCCTCAGGTACCTCAGTGGCAACTGCGGGCCCTGCTAA
- the LOC121060933 gene encoding claw keratin-like has product MSCSSLCAPVCGVAAPAPVADSFNEPCVRQCPDSTVVIQPPATVLTLPGPILSSFPQHAVVGSAGVPGVAGGFGGTFGGRGGFGGYGGLGGYGGLGGYGGLGGYGGYGAFGSCGYGGWRRGLRYLSGSCGPC; this is encoded by the coding sequence atgtcctgctccagcctgtgtGCCCCTGTGTGTGGGgtggctgccccagccccagtggCTGACAGCTTCAACGAGCCCTGCGTGCGGCAGTGCCCCGACTCCACTGTGGTGATCCAGCCCCCGGCCACGGTGCTCACCTTGCCCGggcccatcctcagctccttcccgcaGCATGCCGTGGTCGGCTCGGCAGGAGTCCCGGGTGTGGCAGGGGGCTTCGGTGGCACTTTTGGAGGCCGTGGTGGCTTTGGGGGCTATGGAGGCCTTGGTGGTTATGGAGGCCTTGGAGGCTATGGGGGCCTTGGAGGCTATGGGGGCTATGGAGCGTTTGGGAGCTGTGGGTATGGCGGCTGGCGTCGGGGCCTCAGGTACCTCAGTGGCAGCTGTGGGCCCTGCTAA
- the LOC121060931 gene encoding claw keratin-like has translation MSCSSLCAPVCGVAAPAPVADSANEPCVRQCPDSTVVIQPPATVLTLPGPILSSFPQHAVVGSAGIPGVAGGFGGTFGGRGGFGGYGGLGGYGGLLGYGGLGGYGGLGGYGGLGGYGGYGAFGSCGYGGWRRGLRYLSGNCGPC, from the coding sequence atgtcctgctccagcctgtgtGCCCCTGTGTGTGGGGTGGCCGCCCCGGCCCCAGTGGCTGACAGCGCCAACGAGCCCTGTGTGCGGCAGTGCCCCGACTCCACCGTGGTGATCCAGCCCCCGGCCACGGTGCTCACCTTGCCCGGGCCgatcctcagctccttcccacagCACGCCGTAGTCGGCTCGGCGGGAATCCCGGGTGTGGCAGGGGGCTTCGGTGGCACTTTTGGAGGCCGTGGTGGCTTTGGGGGCTATGGAGGCCTTGGGGGTTATGGCGGCCTTTTGGGCTATGGAGGCCTTGGTGGTTATGGAGGCCTTGGAGGCTATGGAGGCCTTGGAGGCTATGGGGGCTATGGAGCATTTGGGAGCTGCGGATACGGTGGCTGGCGTCGGGGCCTCAGGTACCTCAGTGGCAACTGCGGGCCCTGCTAA
- the LOC121060934 gene encoding claw keratin-like yields MSCSSLCAPVCGVAAPAPVADSFNEPCVRQCPDSTVVIQPPATVLTLPGPTLSSFPQHAVVGSAGVPGVAGGFGGTFGGRGGFGGYGGLGGYGGLGGYGGLGGYGGYGAFGSCGYGGWRRGLRYLSGSCGPC; encoded by the coding sequence atgtcctgctccagcctgtgtGCCCCTGTGTGTGGGgtggctgccccagccccagtggCTGACAGCTTCAACGAGCCCTGCGTGCGGCAGTGCCCCGACTCCACTGTGGTGATCCAGCCCCCGGCCACGGTGCTCACCTTGCCCGGGCCCAccctcagctccttcccacagCATGCCGTGGTCGGCTCGGCAGGAGTCCCGGGTGTGGCAGGGGGCTTCGGTGGCACTTTTGGAGGCCGTGGTGGCTTTGGGGGCTATGGAGGCCTTGGTGGTTATGGAGGCCTTGGAGGCTATGGGGGCCTTGGAGGCTATGGGGGCTATGGAGCGTTTGGGAGCTGTGGGTATGGCGGCTGGCGTCGGGGCCTCAGGTACCTCAGTGGCAGCTGTGGGCCCTGCTAA
- the LOC121060948 gene encoding claw keratin-like produces MSCSSLCAPVCGVAAPAPVADSFNEPCVRQCPDSTVVIQPPATVLTLPGPTLSSFPQHAVVGSAGVPGVAGGFGGTFGGRGGFGGYGGLGGYGGLGGYGGLGGYGGYGAFGSCGYGGWRRGLRYLSGSCGPC; encoded by the coding sequence atgtcctgctccagcctgtgtGCCCCTGTGTGTGGGgtggctgccccagccccagtggCTGACAGCTTCAACGAGCCCTGCGTGCGGCAGTGCCCCGACTCCACTGTGGTGATCCAGCCCCCGGCCACGGTGCTCACCTTGCCTGGGCCCAccctcagctccttcccacagCATGCCGTGGTCGGCTCGGCAGGAGTCCCGGGTGTGGCAGGGGGCTTCGGTGGCACTTTTGGAGGCCGTGGTGGCTTTGGGGGCTATGGAGGCCTTGGTGGTTATGGAGGCCTTGGAGGCTATGGGGGCCTTGGAGGCTATGGGGGCTATGGAGCGTTTGGGAGCTGTGGGTATGGCGGCTGGCGTCGGGGCCTCAGGTACCTCAGTGGCAGCTGTGGGCCCTGCTAA
- the LOC121060937 gene encoding claw keratin-like, which yields MSCSSLCAPVCGVAAPAPVADSANEPCVRQCPDSTVVIQPPATVLTLPGPILSSFPQHAVVGSAGIPGVAGGFGGTFGGRGGFGGYGGLGGYGGLLGYGGLGGYGGLGGYGGLGGYGGYGAFGSCGYGGWRRGLRYLSGNCGPC from the coding sequence atgtcctgctccagcctgtgtGCCCCTGTGTGTGGGGTGGCCGCCCCGGCCCCAGTGGCTGACAGCGCCAACGAGCCCTGTGTGCGGCAGTGCCCCGACTCCACCGTGGTGATCCAGCCCCCGGCCACGGTGCTCACCTTGCCCGggcccatcctcagctccttcccacagCACGCCGTAGTCGGCTCGGCGGGAATCCCGGGTGTGGCAGGGGGCTTCGGTGGCACTTTTGGAGGCCGTGGTGGCTTTGGGGGCTATGGAGGCCTTGGGGGTTATGGCGGCCTTTTGGGCTATGGAGGCCTTGGTGGTTATGGAGGCCTTGGAGGCTATGGAGGCCTTGGAGGCTATGGGGGCTATGGAGCATTTGGGAGCTGCGGATACGGTGGCTGGCGTCGGGGCCTCAGGTACCTCAGTGGCAACTGCGGGCCCTGCTAA
- the LOC121060946 gene encoding claw keratin-like translates to MSCSSLCAPVCGVAAPAPVADSANEPCVRQCPDSTVVIQPPATVLTLPGPILSSFPQHAVVGSAGIPGVAGGFGGTFGGRGGFGGYGGFGGYGGLLGYGGLGGYGGLGGYGGYGAFGSCGYGGWRRGHRYLSGNCGPC, encoded by the coding sequence atgtcctgctccagcctgtgtGCCCCTGTGTGTGGGGTGGCTGCCCCGGCCCCAGTGGCTGACAGCGCCAACGAGCCCTGCGTGCGGCAGTGCCCCGACTCCACCGTGGTGATCCAACCCCCGGCCACAGTGCTCACCTTGCCCGggcccatcctcagctccttcccacagCATGCCGTGGTCGGCTCGGCGGGAATCCCGGGTGTGGCAGGGGGCTTCGGCGGCACTTTTGGAGGCCGTGGTGGCTTTGGGGGCTATGGTGGCTTTGGGGGCTATGGAGGCCTTTTGGGCTATGGAGGCCTTGGCGGCTATGGAGGCCTTGGAGGCTATGGGGGCTATGGAGCCTTTGGGAGCTGTGGATATGGAGGCTGGCGTCGGGGCCACAGGTACCTCAGTGGCAACTGTGGGCCCTGCTAA
- the LOC121060936 gene encoding claw keratin-like produces the protein MSCSSLCAPVCGVAAPAPVADSANEPCVRQCPDSTVVIQPPATVLTLPGPILSSFPQHAVVGSAGIPGVAGGFGGTFGGRGGFGGYGGLGAYGGLFGYGSIGSYGGLLGYGGLLGYGGLGGYGGYGAFGSCGYGGWRRGHRYLSGNCGPC, from the coding sequence ATGTCCTGCTCAAGCCTGTGTGCCCCTGTGTGTGGGGTGGCCGCCCCGGCCCCAGTGGCTGACAGCGCCAACGAGCCCTGCGTGCGGCAGTGCCCCGACTCCACCGTGGTGATCCAGCCCCCGGCCACGGTGCTCACCTTGCCCGggcccatcctcagctccttcccacagCACGCCGTAGTCGGCTCGGCAGGAATCCCGGGTGTGGCAGGGGGCTTCGGTGGCACTTTTGGAGGCCGTGGTGGCTTTGGGGGCTATGGAGGCCTTGGGGCTTATGGTGGCCTTTTCGGTTATGGCAGCATTGGGAGCTATGGAGGCCTTTTGGGCTATGGAGGCCTTTTGGGCTATGGAGGCCTTGGAGGCTATGGGGGCTATGGAGCCTTTGGGAGCTGCGGATACGGTGGCTGGCGTCGGGGCCACAGGTACCTCAGTGGCAACTGCGGACCCTGCTAA